The following are encoded in a window of Candidatus Obscuribacterales bacterium genomic DNA:
- a CDS encoding Calx-beta domain-containing protein, with amino-acid sequence QMFSANGSPINGNIPIDTSLDQGQNDPVVAIHEDGSFVVAWEERLTPSGSEIHARRYGTNGNPLGSPFRVNTDSQTGTYNPAIATTPDGGFLVAWEGSDNNDIFVRRFDDNGVPQTGEILVNTFIPNAQNSPAIAVDNFGNFVVVWDSEDQDQSEEGIYARRFQADGTPLSEELLVNTTTLDSQYNPDIAMRPNGDFVVTWTGDSNNGSDIYAQQFQIASQVTFEQAAVHVQEGRQAVFTLNRLNDLQLTSRVQVNVAGGSATAGVDYTFTPQTITFNPGETQKTITIPILRDAFTEGRETIQFSITGGDRASLGNTNTATITILDDETITGTNRRDILTGTAQNEMLVGLRGNDTLRGGRGNDTLIGVDPNAAYPGRGEIDRLLGGPGRDVMVLGDETRAFYDDGQARGRGLQDYALIRGFNPDQDKIQLSGSRERYVLGSVPNMVGTGIFRRDDGTRELIGVVQGSGALNLNSNTFQFVEPV; translated from the coding sequence CAGATGTTTTCGGCAAACGGTAGTCCCATTAATGGCAATATTCCCATTGATACTAGCTTGGATCAGGGTCAGAATGACCCTGTTGTCGCCATCCATGAGGACGGCAGCTTTGTAGTGGCATGGGAAGAACGACTTACCCCATCCGGTTCTGAGATTCATGCCCGCCGTTATGGCACAAATGGCAACCCCCTCGGATCCCCATTTCGTGTCAATACGGATAGTCAAACCGGAACCTATAATCCTGCGATCGCCACAACGCCAGATGGAGGATTTCTTGTGGCATGGGAAGGCAGCGATAACAACGATATTTTCGTGCGGCGGTTTGACGATAACGGTGTACCTCAGACAGGTGAGATTCTAGTCAATACCTTCATCCCGAATGCTCAGAACAGCCCTGCGATCGCCGTCGATAATTTTGGGAATTTCGTCGTTGTTTGGGATAGTGAAGACCAGGATCAGAGCGAGGAAGGCATTTATGCACGAAGGTTCCAGGCTGATGGCACACCCCTGAGCGAAGAACTCCTCGTCAACACCACCACCTTAGACAGCCAGTACAATCCAGATATTGCCATGCGGCCCAACGGCGACTTCGTGGTCACCTGGACAGGCGATAGTAACAATGGATCAGATATCTATGCTCAGCAGTTTCAGATTGCTTCCCAGGTAACGTTTGAGCAAGCTGCCGTACACGTGCAGGAAGGGCGACAGGCGGTTTTTACTCTGAATCGGTTGAACGATTTGCAACTCACGTCCCGGGTACAGGTGAATGTGGCGGGTGGTTCTGCGACCGCAGGCGTTGACTATACCTTTACCCCCCAAACCATTACCTTTAATCCAGGCGAAACCCAAAAAACCATCACCATCCCTATCCTGCGAGACGCTTTCACAGAAGGCAGAGAAACCATTCAATTCAGTATCACAGGGGGCGATCGCGCTTCCCTTGGCAATACCAACACAGCCACCATCACCATCCTTGATGATGAAACGATCACAGGCACCAACCGCCGCGACATCCTCACCGGAACCGCTCAAAACGAAATGCTCGTGGGCTTGCGCGGTAACGACACCCTGCGAGGGGGGCGCGGCAACGACACCCTGATTGGGGTTGATCCCAATGCAGCTTATCCGGGCAGAGGGGAGATTGATCGACTCTTGGGTGGCCCCGGACGCGACGTCATGGTGTTGGGCGATGAAACACGCGCCTTTTATGACGATGGTCAAGCCCGTGGGCGCGGACTCCAAGACTATGCCTTGATTCGCGGCTTCAATCCTGATCAAGACAAAATTCAGTTGAGCGGCAGCCGCGAACGTTATGTGCTGGGAAGCGTTCCCAATATGGTGGGGACAGGGATTTTTAGGCGAGACGACGGAACCCGAGAACTGATCGGCGTTGTCCAGGGAAGTGGTGCACTGAATCTCAACAGCAACACCTTCCAATTTGTCGAGCCAGTTTAG